The following proteins are co-located in the Imtechella halotolerans genome:
- the infB gene encoding translation initiation factor IF-2, with protein MAEETTIRLNKVLRELNISLDRAVEFLNSKGHDVEARPTTKISTEVYNVLLGEFQTDKSKKVASKEVGEEKRKEKEAIRLELEKENELKRQAQEQEVIKARTVLSGPKTVGKIDLEPKKVEEEVAEVTPEEKPEPKEEPVVELMPEIEKSEPAPVEEVKEVKEEVKEVKEEKPVSPKPVSPKPVVEAPKVIKVVPQETKTEVSPSEPEVMETKYQKLTGPKVTGEKIDLAQFNKPKKKKEEPKQAAGNASSNNKDKKKRKRINKEGGGPAPQGGNNNRRFGGNDNRQGGGQKGKGRTPVVKVEPTEEEVQRQVRETLEKLQGKSVKSKGAKYRREKRDFHRQKSEEEMAQQEMESKVLKVTEFVTVSEMATMMDVPINKIIGACMSLGIMVTMNQRLDAETLTIVADEFGFEVEFVTADIEEAIQEEEDRPEDMETRAPIVTVMGHVDHGKTSLLDYIRKENVIAGESGGITQHIGAYGVTLENGQKMAFLDTPGHEAFTAMRARGAQVTDLAIIVVAADDDVMPQTKEAISHAQAAGVPIVFAINKVDKPTANPEKIKEKLAGMNLLVEDWGGKIQSHDISAKTGLGVKELLEKVLLEAELLDLKANPNKMASGTVVEAFLDKGRGYVSTILVQSGTLKVGDYMLAGKNHGKIKAMHDERGKSVKEAGPSTPISVLGLDGAPQAGDKFHVFTDEREAKQIAAKRTQLQREQSVRTQRHITLDEIGRRIALGDFKELNIILKGDVDGSVEALTDSFQKLSTEEIQVKLIHKGVGPITESDVLLASASDAIIIGFNVRPMGNARSLADKEEIDIRTYSIIYDAINDLKDAMEGMLSPEMKEEITGTVEIRELFKISKVGTIAGCMVTDGKIFRNSNIRLIRDGVVIYTGELSSLKRFKDDVKEVSKGYDCGLQIKNYNDLREYDTIEAFQEVAVKKKLK; from the coding sequence ATGGCTGAAGAAACAACAATAAGGCTAAACAAAGTATTAAGAGAGTTAAACATTTCGTTAGATAGAGCTGTTGAATTTCTTAATTCCAAAGGGCATGATGTGGAAGCGCGGCCTACTACCAAGATTTCTACAGAGGTCTACAATGTGCTTTTGGGTGAATTCCAGACAGACAAGAGCAAAAAAGTAGCTTCTAAAGAAGTGGGAGAGGAGAAGCGTAAAGAGAAGGAGGCTATTCGTTTGGAGTTGGAAAAAGAGAATGAATTAAAGCGTCAGGCTCAGGAGCAAGAAGTGATTAAGGCTCGCACAGTGTTATCTGGCCCAAAAACGGTTGGGAAAATCGATTTGGAACCAAAGAAGGTTGAAGAAGAGGTTGCTGAAGTGACTCCTGAAGAAAAGCCAGAGCCAAAAGAGGAACCGGTAGTAGAACTGATGCCTGAAATTGAAAAATCTGAACCTGCCCCTGTAGAAGAGGTTAAGGAAGTTAAAGAAGAAGTGAAGGAAGTGAAAGAAGAAAAGCCTGTTTCGCCTAAGCCTGTTTCGCCTAAGCCTGTTGTAGAAGCGCCTAAAGTGATAAAAGTAGTCCCTCAAGAAACAAAAACAGAAGTGTCTCCTTCAGAACCAGAAGTTATGGAGACAAAATATCAAAAACTTACGGGTCCTAAGGTCACTGGAGAAAAAATTGATTTAGCGCAATTCAATAAACCTAAGAAGAAGAAAGAAGAGCCTAAGCAGGCTGCAGGAAATGCTTCTTCAAATAACAAGGATAAGAAAAAGCGTAAACGTATTAATAAAGAAGGAGGAGGTCCTGCTCCTCAGGGTGGTAACAATAATAGACGCTTTGGTGGAAATGATAATCGCCAAGGAGGTGGTCAAAAGGGTAAAGGTCGTACACCTGTAGTTAAGGTAGAACCCACTGAAGAAGAAGTTCAAAGACAAGTGCGCGAGACCCTCGAGAAGCTTCAAGGTAAATCAGTAAAATCTAAGGGTGCTAAATATCGTCGTGAAAAACGTGATTTCCATCGTCAGAAATCTGAGGAGGAAATGGCTCAGCAAGAGATGGAAAGCAAGGTGCTTAAAGTTACCGAGTTTGTAACTGTTTCTGAAATGGCCACCATGATGGACGTACCTATCAATAAGATTATTGGAGCATGTATGTCATTAGGTATAATGGTTACAATGAACCAGCGATTGGATGCTGAAACCTTGACCATTGTTGCGGATGAGTTTGGATTTGAAGTAGAGTTTGTTACTGCGGATATTGAAGAGGCAATTCAAGAAGAGGAGGATCGTCCAGAGGATATGGAGACTAGAGCTCCAATTGTAACTGTTATGGGACACGTTGACCACGGTAAAACCTCATTATTGGATTATATTAGGAAAGAAAATGTAATTGCAGGTGAAAGTGGGGGTATAACCCAGCATATTGGTGCCTATGGAGTAACCCTTGAGAATGGTCAAAAAATGGCATTTCTAGATACACCTGGTCACGAAGCTTTTACCGCTATGCGTGCTCGTGGAGCTCAAGTAACGGACCTTGCTATTATTGTAGTTGCGGCTGATGATGATGTGATGCCTCAAACAAAGGAGGCTATTAGTCATGCCCAAGCTGCAGGTGTTCCTATTGTATTTGCTATTAATAAAGTAGATAAGCCTACGGCTAATCCAGAGAAAATTAAAGAAAAACTGGCAGGTATGAACTTACTAGTTGAAGACTGGGGAGGTAAAATTCAGTCTCATGATATTTCTGCTAAAACTGGTTTAGGTGTAAAAGAGTTGCTGGAAAAAGTTTTGCTTGAAGCTGAGTTATTAGATTTAAAGGCAAATCCAAATAAGATGGCTTCAGGTACTGTAGTCGAGGCTTTTCTTGATAAAGGTCGTGGCTATGTATCCACAATTTTGGTTCAATCTGGTACCTTGAAAGTGGGTGATTATATGTTGGCTGGTAAAAATCATGGAAAAATTAAGGCCATGCATGATGAACGTGGCAAGTCAGTTAAAGAGGCAGGTCCTTCAACCCCAATTTCTGTATTAGGATTGGATGGTGCCCCACAAGCTGGAGATAAATTTCATGTATTTACTGATGAAAGAGAGGCTAAACAAATTGCAGCAAAGCGTACACAATTGCAGCGTGAGCAGTCTGTTCGAACTCAACGCCATATTACACTTGATGAAATTGGTCGTCGAATTGCGCTTGGGGACTTTAAAGAATTGAATATTATATTAAAAGGAGATGTGGACGGTTCGGTTGAAGCATTGACTGATTCATTCCAGAAGCTTTCCACGGAAGAAATTCAAGTTAAACTAATACATAAGGGTGTTGGTCCAATTACTGAGTCTGATGTGTTGTTGGCCTCTGCTTCTGACGCAATTATTATTGGATTTAATGTTCGTCCTATGGGCAACGCTCGTTCTTTAGCAGATAAAGAAGAAATTGATATCCGAACATATTCAATCATTTATGACGCTATTAATGATCTGAAAGATGCTATGGAAGGAATGTTGTCTCCTGAGATGAAGGAGGAGATTACAGGAACTGTGGAGATAAGAGAGCTCTTTAAGATTTCTAAAGTTGGTACCATTGCGGGATGTATGGTTACTGACGGAAAGATTTTCAGAAATTCCAATATTCGTCTTATTCGTGATGGTGTTGTTATTTATACTGGGGAACTCTCTTCACTAAAACGTTTTAAAGATGATGTTAAGGAAGTTTCTAAAGGGTATGATTGTGGTCTTCAGATTAAGAACTATAACGATCTAAGGGAATATGATACTATCGAGGCATTCCAAGAGGTAGCTGTTAAGAAGAAATTGAAATAA
- a CDS encoding SPOR domain-containing protein → MRILNPIFCFTTLVFFGFTTQKSLAQNGNLQIEQPQKVTQLLQLKKQLKKDDKRYRIQIYNGNQEGAQKALSNAKNEFEITAELTFEYPNYKVRLGKFRTRLEADKHLIEVRGKYPGAFILALQQ, encoded by the coding sequence ATGAGAATATTGAACCCCATTTTTTGTTTTACTACACTAGTTTTCTTTGGATTTACAACTCAAAAATCCTTAGCTCAAAACGGCAATCTTCAAATTGAACAACCGCAAAAAGTCACGCAACTGCTCCAATTAAAGAAACAGCTAAAAAAAGATGACAAACGTTATCGCATTCAAATTTACAATGGTAATCAAGAAGGTGCCCAGAAAGCATTAAGCAATGCCAAAAATGAATTCGAAATCACTGCCGAATTGACTTTCGAATACCCAAACTATAAAGTACGATTGGGAAAATTCAGAACTAGACTTGAAGCTGACAAACATCTAATCGAAGTTAGAGGTAAATACCCAGGAGCATTTATACTTGCACTTCAGCAATAA
- a CDS encoding c-type cytochrome has product MKKVKYRHSVSRVVGLSLAVLLAFSVSLFAQEGDPVKGKSLFNTNCAACHKLDKPSTGPALAGVADKYERGWLQSWIRNSSALVKSGDADAVKIFNEWKQVPMTPFPQLSDQDIDDILAYTMAPPPAPEVVATDASGVVSGGGASSGISNNVILSALALVFALLIVMLYLVNKTLRKIAEANGVQLVSEEAEKRLPLWKAFVKNQFLVLVSVVFLLLASAYFAYGYFMQVGVDQGYMPVQPIHYSHKVHAGLNEIDCKYCHSSARVSKTAGIPSLNVCMNCHKNISEYTGEEDLANGYTKEFYTNEIKKLYAAVGWDEETQSYTGKTEPVKWVRIHNLPDFAYFNHAQHVTVGGIECQTCHGPVEEMEVMYQFSPLTMGWCITCHKETDVKMEGNAYYEKIHAELSKKYGVEKLTIAQMGGMECGKCHY; this is encoded by the coding sequence ATGAAAAAGGTGAAATACCGTCATTCAGTGTCTAGAGTAGTAGGCCTTAGTTTAGCAGTTCTGCTGGCTTTTTCAGTTTCTCTTTTTGCTCAAGAAGGCGATCCGGTAAAAGGGAAATCGCTTTTTAACACCAATTGTGCAGCTTGTCACAAGTTGGATAAACCATCCACCGGACCGGCTTTGGCAGGTGTGGCGGATAAGTATGAGCGTGGGTGGTTGCAAAGTTGGATTAGAAATAGTTCTGCATTGGTGAAATCAGGTGATGCTGATGCTGTAAAAATATTCAATGAGTGGAAGCAAGTGCCAATGACTCCATTCCCTCAATTGTCTGATCAAGATATCGATGATATTTTGGCTTACACCATGGCTCCTCCGCCAGCTCCAGAAGTGGTTGCTACCGATGCCTCAGGTGTGGTTAGTGGAGGTGGTGCTTCAAGTGGTATTTCAAACAATGTGATTTTGTCTGCCTTAGCCCTAGTTTTTGCGTTGCTTATCGTGATGCTTTATCTTGTTAACAAGACTCTTCGAAAGATAGCTGAAGCTAATGGTGTACAACTTGTTTCGGAAGAAGCTGAGAAGCGACTACCATTATGGAAGGCTTTTGTTAAGAATCAATTTTTAGTATTGGTTTCGGTAGTATTTTTATTGCTGGCATCTGCCTATTTTGCGTATGGTTATTTTATGCAAGTAGGAGTTGATCAGGGGTATATGCCGGTTCAGCCTATTCATTACTCTCATAAAGTGCATGCGGGCTTGAATGAAATTGATTGTAAGTATTGTCACTCTTCTGCACGTGTTTCTAAAACAGCTGGGATTCCTTCGTTGAATGTGTGTATGAATTGTCATAAAAATATTTCTGAATATACTGGAGAGGAAGATCTGGCCAATGGTTATACTAAGGAATTTTATACCAACGAAATTAAAAAGCTTTATGCTGCTGTGGGTTGGGATGAGGAAACTCAATCATATACTGGAAAAACTGAACCGGTAAAATGGGTTCGTATTCATAATCTGCCTGATTTTGCTTATTTTAATCATGCTCAACACGTTACGGTTGGTGGTATTGAGTGTCAAACATGTCACGGCCCGGTTGAGGAAATGGAGGTGATGTATCAATTCTCTCCGTTAACAATGGGATGGTGTATTACCTGTCACAAAGAGACAGATGTGAAGATGGAAGGCAATGCATATTATGAAAAGATTCATGCTGAATTGTCTAAGAAATATGGAGTAGAGAAACTGACCATTGCTCAAATGGGAGGTATGGAGTGTGGTAAATGTCACTATTAA
- a CDS encoding TAT-variant-translocated molybdopterin oxidoreductase, with protein MASNKKYWKSVEELNPNSSIVETLQQNEFVSEIPVDEFLGDKESLESSSTSRRDFLKYVGFSTAAATLAACEGPVKTAIPYVVQPEQIRPGVADYYATTIADGYDFASILVKTREGRPIKIENNTDALVKGTANARVQASVLSLYDSLRVQGPKRDGDYVSWDVVDEEVMAALAQSQAAGKDIVLLTQTLSSPSTYKMIAEFAAKYGSVKHVEYDAISEDAALDAFQARFGERALADYDFSKAEVIISFGADFLGDWQGGGFDGGYAKGRVPANGKMSRHVQFESNMSLSGANADKRVPVTPSQQKVALAKFYGYLSGVAVSGQLPESVDVSVKAAAMQVKKAGSKAVVVTGIQDVNAQSLVLAINESLSSAAMDVKTPLLVRKGNVKALAQLISDMNSGKVGVLLMSGVNPLYTLANSSEFESGLGKVSMSVSFSMKEDETSSLTTFVAAAPHYLESWGDVEMKKGHFALIQPTIRPLFDTRQFQDALLKWSGSEVNYHDYIKSTWTSTVLGETKWNKALHDGVFVAVSPVDSSTIEASPVMETVSAHASEYAAMLSKASASGLELILYPKTGMGDGQQANNPWLQEFPDPISRASWDNYLTVSAADAVSLGLKNWNVANGGLNGSYATLEANGISMKVPVLIQPGQAVGSVGLAYGYGKTKGLKSEMQVGVNAFAFYADFSNVQSVTVTAATGEHEFACVQLHNTLMGRGDILKETSLEDFINKDSEDWNVKPVVSLNHQEVPASSVSLWDSFDRSIGHHFNLSIDLNACTGCGACVIACHAENNVPVVGKDEVRKSRDMHWLRIDRYYSSEDSFEGDNETKAAISGLGDSLTTFGEMEKASANPQVAFQPVMCQHCNHAPCETVCPVAATSHGRQGQNQMAYNRCVGTRYCANNCPYKVRRFNWFLYNNNDEFDFHMNDDLGKMVINPDVNVRSRGVMEKCSMCIQMTQKTILDAKREGREIKDGEFKTACSAACGTGAMVFGDVNDKDSKIAKLKASDRMYHLLEHVGTQPNVFYHVKVRNTQEA; from the coding sequence ATGGCATCAAACAAAAAATACTGGAAAAGTGTTGAGGAGCTAAATCCAAATAGCTCTATTGTTGAGACGCTGCAACAGAATGAGTTTGTAAGTGAGATACCGGTAGATGAGTTTTTAGGTGATAAAGAATCCCTGGAATCTTCTTCTACTTCTCGTAGGGACTTTTTGAAATATGTTGGCTTTAGTACTGCAGCGGCTACTTTGGCAGCTTGTGAGGGCCCTGTGAAAACAGCTATACCATATGTGGTACAGCCTGAGCAAATCCGTCCTGGTGTTGCAGATTATTATGCTACAACTATTGCAGATGGGTATGATTTTGCTAGTATTTTAGTAAAGACTCGAGAAGGTCGACCTATTAAAATTGAGAATAATACCGATGCGTTGGTTAAGGGAACTGCAAATGCACGTGTGCAGGCATCTGTACTATCATTGTATGATAGTTTACGTGTGCAAGGTCCTAAGCGTGATGGTGATTATGTTTCATGGGATGTGGTTGATGAGGAGGTTATGGCTGCTTTAGCTCAGTCTCAAGCTGCAGGTAAAGATATCGTATTACTTACGCAAACCTTATCAAGCCCTTCTACATATAAAATGATTGCTGAATTTGCTGCTAAGTATGGTTCAGTGAAACATGTAGAATATGATGCTATTTCAGAAGATGCGGCCTTGGATGCTTTCCAGGCTAGATTTGGAGAAAGAGCGCTTGCCGATTATGATTTTTCGAAGGCTGAAGTGATTATTTCATTCGGGGCTGATTTCTTAGGAGATTGGCAAGGTGGTGGATTTGATGGAGGATATGCCAAGGGTCGTGTACCGGCTAATGGTAAAATGTCCCGTCACGTTCAGTTTGAATCAAATATGTCTTTATCAGGTGCTAACGCAGATAAACGTGTACCTGTAACTCCTAGTCAACAAAAGGTGGCTTTGGCCAAGTTTTATGGATACTTGTCTGGGGTGGCTGTTAGTGGGCAATTGCCTGAATCTGTAGATGTGTCTGTAAAGGCTGCGGCCATGCAGGTTAAAAAAGCAGGAAGTAAGGCTGTTGTTGTTACTGGTATTCAGGATGTTAATGCTCAATCTTTGGTATTAGCAATTAATGAATCACTTTCAAGTGCTGCCATGGATGTAAAGACTCCTCTATTGGTGCGCAAGGGTAATGTAAAGGCACTTGCTCAATTAATTAGTGATATGAACTCTGGAAAGGTGGGTGTTTTATTGATGAGCGGAGTAAATCCTCTTTATACACTAGCTAATTCTTCAGAGTTTGAGTCTGGGTTAGGTAAGGTTTCTATGTCGGTTTCCTTTTCTATGAAAGAGGATGAGACGTCTTCTTTGACTACCTTTGTAGCTGCAGCTCCTCACTATTTGGAGTCATGGGGTGATGTTGAAATGAAAAAAGGTCATTTTGCTTTAATACAGCCTACTATTCGTCCATTATTTGATACGCGTCAATTTCAGGATGCTTTATTGAAATGGAGTGGAAGTGAGGTAAATTACCATGATTATATAAAGTCCACTTGGACAAGTACTGTTTTAGGTGAAACTAAGTGGAATAAGGCTTTGCATGATGGTGTGTTTGTTGCTGTGTCGCCAGTTGACAGTAGTACTATAGAAGCATCTCCTGTAATGGAGACTGTAAGTGCTCATGCAAGTGAATATGCTGCTATGCTTTCTAAGGCCTCTGCTAGTGGATTGGAACTTATTCTATATCCTAAAACTGGAATGGGTGATGGTCAACAGGCCAATAATCCATGGTTACAGGAATTCCCTGATCCTATTTCTCGTGCATCTTGGGATAATTATTTAACGGTTTCAGCTGCTGATGCTGTTAGTTTAGGTTTGAAAAATTGGAATGTTGCTAATGGTGGCTTAAATGGTAGTTATGCTACTTTGGAGGCCAATGGTATTAGTATGAAAGTTCCTGTTCTTATTCAGCCAGGACAAGCTGTAGGTTCAGTAGGTTTAGCTTATGGTTATGGTAAGACTAAAGGTTTGAAAAGTGAAATGCAGGTTGGTGTGAATGCCTTTGCGTTCTATGCTGATTTTTCTAATGTGCAGTCTGTGACTGTTACCGCTGCAACTGGTGAGCATGAGTTTGCTTGTGTTCAGCTTCATAATACATTAATGGGTAGAGGTGATATTCTTAAAGAGACCTCTCTTGAAGATTTTATTAATAAAGATTCGGAAGATTGGAATGTAAAACCTGTGGTTTCTCTTAATCACCAGGAGGTTCCTGCCTCATCGGTGAGTCTTTGGGATTCGTTTGATCGTTCTATAGGCCACCATTTTAATCTTTCAATAGATTTGAATGCATGTACAGGGTGTGGAGCTTGTGTTATTGCATGTCATGCTGAAAATAATGTTCCTGTTGTTGGTAAGGATGAAGTACGTAAATCAAGAGATATGCATTGGTTGCGTATCGACCGTTACTATTCCTCTGAAGATTCTTTTGAAGGAGATAATGAGACAAAGGCAGCTATATCTGGTTTAGGTGATTCTTTAACAACATTTGGTGAAATGGAAAAAGCTTCAGCTAATCCACAAGTAGCCTTCCAGCCAGTAATGTGTCAGCATTGTAATCATGCGCCGTGTGAAACTGTATGTCCAGTAGCGGCCACTTCACATGGTCGTCAAGGGCAAAACCAAATGGCGTATAACCGTTGTGTTGGAACTCGTTATTGTGCAAATAACTGTCCGTACAAGGTGCGTCGTTTCAACTGGTTCTTATACAATAATAACGATGAATTTGATTTCCATATGAATGATGATCTTGGAAAGATGGTTATCAATCCTGATGTGAATGTTCGTTCACGAGGAGTAATGGAAAAATGTTCGATGTGTATTCAAATGACTCAGAAAACTATCTTGGATGCTAAACGCGAAGGTCGTGAAATTAAGGATGGTGAGTTTAAAACTGCTTGTTCGGCAGCATGTGGAACTGGAGCAATGGTCTTTGGAGATGTTAATGATAAGGACAGTAAGATAGCTAAATTGAAAGCAAGTGACCGTATGTATCATTTATTGGAACATGTAGGAACTCAGCCAAATGTTTTCTATCATGTTAAGGTTAGAAATACACAAGAAGCATAA
- the nrfD gene encoding NrfD/PsrC family molybdoenzyme membrane anchor subunit: protein MASHYEAPIRKPLVTGDKSYHDVTIDVAAPVEGRANKQWWIAFSIALVAFLWGLGCILYTVSTGIGTWGLNKTVGWAWDITNFVWWVGIGHAGTLISAVLLLFRQKWRMAINRSAEAMTIFSVVQAGLFPIIHMGRPWLGYWVLPIPNQFGSLWVNFNSPLLWDVFAISTYLSVSLVFWWTGLLPDFAMLRDRAIKPFQKKIYSLLSFGWSGRAKDWQRFEEVSLVLAGLATPLVLSVHTIVSFDFATSVIPGWHTTIFPPYFVAGAIFSGFAMVNTLLIIMRKVSNLEDYITVQHIELMNIVIMITGSIVGCAYITELFIAWYSGVEYEQYAFLNRATGPYAWAYWAMMTCNVFSPQFMWFKRLRTSIMFSFIISIVVNIGMWFERFVIIVTSLHRDYLPSSWTMFSPTFVDIGIYIGTIGFFFVLFLLYARTFPVIAQAEVKTILKSSGDNYKKLRDGNHE from the coding sequence ATGGCGTCGCACTACGAAGCACCTATACGTAAACCCTTAGTAACCGGAGATAAAAGCTATCACGATGTAACCATTGATGTTGCAGCACCGGTTGAAGGTAGAGCAAACAAGCAATGGTGGATTGCATTTTCTATTGCATTAGTAGCTTTTCTTTGGGGACTTGGATGTATTTTATACACTGTCTCTACCGGTATCGGAACTTGGGGATTAAACAAAACTGTTGGCTGGGCCTGGGATATTACCAACTTTGTTTGGTGGGTAGGTATTGGTCACGCAGGGACCTTGATTTCTGCTGTACTTTTATTGTTCCGCCAAAAATGGAGAATGGCAATCAACCGCTCAGCGGAAGCGATGACTATTTTCTCGGTAGTACAGGCTGGGTTATTTCCTATTATCCACATGGGTCGCCCATGGTTAGGTTACTGGGTATTACCAATTCCAAACCAATTTGGTTCCTTGTGGGTGAATTTTAATTCACCACTTCTTTGGGACGTTTTTGCAATTTCTACTTATTTATCGGTTTCTTTAGTATTCTGGTGGACAGGTTTACTTCCTGATTTTGCTATGCTACGTGATCGTGCAATTAAACCATTCCAGAAGAAAATATATAGTTTATTAAGTTTTGGTTGGAGTGGGCGTGCTAAAGATTGGCAACGTTTTGAGGAAGTGTCCTTGGTTTTAGCTGGTCTAGCTACCCCTTTGGTACTTTCGGTACACACAATTGTATCCTTTGACTTTGCGACCTCTGTTATTCCTGGTTGGCACACCACTATTTTCCCTCCTTACTTTGTGGCGGGGGCAATCTTTTCTGGGTTTGCAATGGTAAATACCTTGTTGATTATCATGCGAAAGGTGTCAAATTTGGAAGATTATATCACTGTTCAACATATTGAGTTAATGAATATAGTAATTATGATTACTGGTTCTATTGTTGGATGTGCCTATATAACTGAGTTATTTATTGCATGGTATTCAGGAGTTGAGTATGAGCAATATGCTTTCTTGAATAGAGCTACAGGGCCTTATGCTTGGGCGTATTGGGCAATGATGACGTGTAACGTTTTTTCTCCTCAGTTTATGTGGTTTAAGAGATTGCGTACCAGTATAATGTTCTCGTTTATAATTTCAATTGTCGTGAATATTGGAATGTGGTTTGAGCGTTTTGTAATTATTGTTACTTCACTTCACAGAGACTACTTGCCTTCTTCTTGGACGATGTTCTCGCCAACATTCGTGGATATTGGAATTTATATTGGAACAATAGGTTTCTTCTTTGTTTTATTTCTTTTATATGCTCGTACCTTCCCGGTAATAGCGCAGGCTGAAGTAAAAACCATCTTGAAATCATCTGGAGATAATTATAAAAAATTAAGAGACGGTAATCATGAGTAA
- a CDS encoding DUF3341 domain-containing protein, with translation MSNKVIQALYNDDDVLMAAVKKVKAAHHHIEEIYCPFPVHGLDKAMGLAPTRIAITAFIYGCIGLVVSIVMMNYIMIQDWPQDIGGKPSFSYIENMPAFVPVMFELTVFFAAHLMVITFYLRSRLWPFKKAENPDVRTTDDHFLMEIEVHDNEEELTALLQSTGAVEVKISEKH, from the coding sequence ATGAGTAATAAAGTTATACAAGCCCTATACAACGACGATGATGTGTTAATGGCTGCCGTGAAAAAAGTGAAAGCTGCCCATCATCATATTGAAGAAATATACTGTCCTTTTCCTGTTCATGGATTGGATAAGGCCATGGGTCTAGCTCCAACACGTATTGCGATTACTGCATTTATATATGGATGTATTGGATTAGTTGTGTCAATTGTTATGATGAACTACATCATGATTCAAGATTGGCCTCAAGATATTGGAGGTAAACCTAGCTTTAGTTATATTGAAAACATGCCGGCTTTTGTGCCTGTTATGTTTGAGTTAACCGTTTTCTTCGCAGCTCACTTAATGGTTATAACATTTTACTTACGTAGTAGGTTATGGCCTTTTAAAAAGGCGGAAAATCCGGATGTTCGTACTACTGATGACCATTTTCTGATGGAAATAGAGGTACATGATAACGAAGAAGAATTGACAGCTTTGTTGCAATCAACAGGAGCTGTAGAAGTAAAAATTTCAGAAAAGCATTAA
- a CDS encoding c-type cytochrome, translating into MKSLLKIGFVFGVAIVMTSCFNKSKPNYQFMPNMYEGVGYETYQESSAFSNGMEAQLPAEGSIKRGWKPYDYENSTAGYELAKAELLSPIASDSLNIDSNVAKGKALYDIYCAVCHGTKGDGQGILVKREKFLGVPNFKDREITTGSIYHVIYYGLNSMGSYASQINEEERWQVTMYVEQLRQELLK; encoded by the coding sequence ATGAAGAGCTTACTAAAAATAGGATTTGTTTTTGGCGTTGCTATTGTGATGACTTCATGTTTCAATAAGAGCAAGCCCAACTATCAATTTATGCCTAACATGTACGAAGGTGTTGGATATGAAACCTATCAAGAGTCTTCGGCATTTTCCAATGGTATGGAAGCTCAACTTCCTGCAGAAGGAAGTATTAAAAGAGGCTGGAAACCGTATGATTATGAGAATTCTACTGCTGGGTATGAATTAGCTAAAGCAGAGTTACTAAGTCCAATTGCCTCCGATTCTTTAAATATCGATTCTAATGTGGCTAAAGGAAAGGCACTTTACGATATTTATTGCGCAGTATGTCATGGTACAAAAGGGGATGGGCAAGGAATTCTTGTAAAGAGAGAGAAATTCTTAGGTGTTCCAAATTTTAAGGATAGAGAAATCACTACAGGAAGTATTTATCATGTGATTTACTATGGTTTGAATTCAATGGGTTCATATGCTTCACAAATAAATGAGGAAGAGCGTTGGCAGGTTACCATGTATGTTGAGCAACTAAGACAAGAACTATTAAAATAA